Sequence from the Chloroflexota bacterium genome:
AAATTGCCAACTCAGTGGAAGACGCCTACAAACGCGGCAAAACCCACGCCATCATTATCGTGGCCGAGGGCGCGCAAATTAAAATTCAAGACCTCGCCCGTTACCTGGACGAGGCCGATGTTGGCTTCAAAACCCGCATCACCATTTTGGGGCACATTCAGCGCGGCGGCCGCCCGACGGCTTTCGACCGGCTGCTGGCTTCCCGCATGGGGGTGCGCGCGGTGGAAGCCGCGGTCAGCGGGCAGTTCGATGTGATGGTGGGCCTGCGGGGTCGCGAAATGGTGCTCGTACCACTGCAAGATGTGGTCAGCCGCCAACGGCGGGCTAACATGGAATATTACACCATGGCCCGGATGCTGGCACGCTAACGCCGCGTGGTTCCCCAACCTACCACAACCCACGGCAGCATCGCCCACCCGCCTGCCAGCAACGGTCCGGTAAGGTGCGCTTCCCACGCTGCAAGCAGGTTGCTGCCCCCCACGAAAATGTAAAGCAACACCGCCCAGCGCAGGGGCGCAGCGGTGGTTTCCCGCAAGGCTGGCGGGCGGCTCAGCACCTCAAAAGCCCAGAGCGCGAGGGCAACCGTCAACCACCAGCCCAAAAAGTTGTGCAACGGCACCCCAAAGTAGCCGCCGGGGGCTTCCCACACCCAATGTCGATAATGCACCATCAGGGGGTCTAACACCAAATCCCAGGCCGTCATGATCACGCCGCCCAGGGCTGCCACCGCCCACGGCGGCGTTTTGCGCCACAGCACCGCCAGCACCCGGCGGCTGATGACCCACGAAGGGTAAGCCATCATAAACCACGCCAGCGGGATGACATACGGCACCAGCCCCAAAAAGCGCGGCCCCAGCCGCGAAGTATAGTGGTAGGGGCCATACACCCATCCCGTGCGCACCCCCACGACCTCCATGCCAAGACCCACCCCAAAAGTGAGGGCGAAGAACGCGACTGCGCGCTTCCACCCTACCTGCCCGGCAGCGTGGAAAAGCGCCGCAGCCATACCAAAAAGCGTCATCACCGGCGTGCCCCAGGCATACCACCCCCGCGGGGCCAGATTGCCTAACAACAACGCCCCCAACAAGGCATAAGCCGCCAGGAAGGCAGCGAGGGCCCAGCGATGCAGCCCTTTCATCATGGCTTTAGTCTTCCTCTCCATCCAGGCTTTCGCCGGGCTTCAGGCCGTAAATGGCGCCCTTGAGCACTTTGAGCGACAACAAAGCACACTTCAGCCGTACCGGCCCCAGGGTAATGCCAAGCAGGTTCAGCAAATCGTCTTTGGAAAACTGCTTGACTTCCTCAAGCGTCTTCCCTACAATGTGCTCCAGCAAAATGTCGGCGGAAGCCTGCGACAAGGCACAGCCCACGCCGTCGAAACGGGCATCGGTCACGATACCACTATCATCTACTTTGAGCTCGATGTGCACATGATCGCCGCAGGTGGGGTTGTCGTCTTCGTACGCGAAGGTGTAATCTTCCAAATGACCACGCCTGTGAGGGCTTTTGTAGTGATCGAGGATATATTCGCGGTAAAGATCTTCCATAGTACGGCTCCGAAGGAATGAGGTATGGGGGCAGGTATTGGGTAGCAGGGCATTAGGTGACTATGCGAATACCTCTTTGGCTTTGTAAAGCGCGTCGATGAGGCGGTCGGCTTCCTCGGGGGTGTTATAGAGATAAAAACTGGCCCGAGCCGTGGCAGGCACACAGAATTTGCTGTGCAACGGCTGGGCGCAGTGATGCCCGGCGCGCACGGCCACACCGTAATGGTCGAGAATTTGCGCAATGTCGTGGGGATGAATATCATCCATCCAGAACGCAAAGACTGCCCCGCGCCGCTGGGTGGAAGTGCCTAAAATGTGCAAGCCGGGCACTTCTTGCAAACGCGGCAGCACATAGGCCGTCATGGCCTGTTCGTAGGCGTGAATGGTCTCCATTCCAATGCTTTCCAGATAATCGATCGCGGCGCCCAACCCCACCACCTCGGCAATGGCGGGGGTGCCCGCCTCGAATTTATGCGGTACCGCATTGGTGGTAAAACTTGTCAGCGTCACACGCTTGATCATATCACCACCACCCAAAAACGGCGGCATCTGCTCCAACAACTTGCGGCGGGCATAAAGCACCCCCACGCCCGTGGGCCCCAACATCTTGTGCGAGGAAAACGCGAGGAAATCCGCGCCAAGGGTCTGCACATCCACGGGCGCATGGGGCACGAGTTGCGCGCCATCCACCAGCACCAGCGCGCCGGCTTCATGCGCCTGACGGGCGATTTCGGCTACATCGGGCTGGAAGCCGGTGACGTTGGACATGCCACTCACGGCCACCAGTTTCGGCTCGTGGGCCAGCAAGCCGGGGAGGGTGGTCATGTCCAGCGTGCCTTCAGGGGTCACGGGGATGAATTCCAGCCGAACGCCGCGCTCGGCGGCCAGCATTTGCCACGGAACAAGGTTCGCGTGGTGCTCCATCTCGGTGAGCAACACCACATCGCCTTCTTTCAGGTTGACGCGCCCCCACGCGTATGCCACCAGGTTGATGGCCTCGGTGGCATTGCGCACAAAGACGATTTCCTTGGGAGAAGTCGCGCCAATGAACTTCGCCACTTTGGCACGGGCTTCTTCATAGGCCGCGGTGGCTTCCTCCGCGAGCGTGTGAATGCCGCGATGGATGTTGGCGTTGTGGTGCAGGTAGAAATCGGCGATGGCTTCCACCACCTGGCGGGGCTTCTGGCTAGTGGCGGTGGAATCAAGGTAAATCAAAGGCACACCCGGGCGGGTTTCCCGGGCCAGCACGGGGAAGTCTTCCCGCAAGCGGGGGACGTCAAGGATAGAAAACGGGGCAGGGTGAGGCATAGGAACTCCTCATAGGTCATGGGAATGAGCGGCAAGTGACCGAGGTTCAGGCAGCAGAAGCAAGGCGTTGAATCTCCTGACGGATGGCCTCAATGACCTCGCGGTTGGCGATGCGTTTCTGGCGCCCTTCTTTCACGGAAAAGACTACAAAAACTTTCCCGCCATATTTGGCAGTAAATTTCTGATGCGTCTTTTCCATCCAGGCGCGCCAGCGATGGGCTTCGTTCATCTGCTGGTAAGTCACAGGTTTGATTTGCAGGCCAATCAGGGCTTTGCCGACACGGATGACGAAATCCACATTGAATAGCCGGCCCAAGCGGTCCGAGGCTGGCTCAATAGTAACACCTAATTGCTGTTGTAACTGCCCATACACCGTCTCGATTTCGCGTTGATACCCTTCAAAGGTGCGATGGATGACTAAATTACGACAATGCAATCCGCCAGCGTCACCTCGTCGATCTCAGCACGGACAACCTCGGTCACTTTGACAAACAGGCGCTCGCCCAACGTACGAAGGTACGCTTCGGGTTCAAGGTCAACGCCCCGTTCGCGCAACATGGCAGCAAGGCGCTCGCGATAAGCCTGCTCCCACTCACCCTCATCGCGCGGCATGGCTTCCCGAATCCATTCCGAGACCGGGCCCACGCTGCGCTTTTTGTTCAGGCCCCAACGATTGGTGGCCATGTTGAGGATCCATTCTTTAGCCACGGCTTTGTGCTCCCTGGTGCTCTTGCCACCACGCAGCAAAGCGTTGAGCCAAGCGATGAGGCTCTTTGGTAGGGCGAGCGATGCCTGCCTTCAGCAAATAGGCGTTGACGAAGATCTTGTTTTTCAGGTACATATAAGCCCTGACCCGGGTGTCGTTTTCCACACTCTGCTCTGGATGGTCAAATCTGAGAAACACTTGCTTGCCGCGCAAGTAACGTTGGGCATAAGCCACAAAGGCCTGAGGCTGTATCACTTCTACGCCCAGCAGGCTGACCTGCAAGCCGGTATCCAAAGTGAGTACACCATCCTCGGTCGCCGAACGGACCCGATACAGGGCCTGGGGGCCAAAACGCAACTTTTCCGGGGCGATTTTGGGCTGTGCATCCTGGATAGTGGGGGTGTAACCATCCACCGGGGCGAGCACCACGGGCGTTTTCCGGCTCTCAAAGGTAATTTGCGGGCCATACATGGGGGAAGTTACCCGATTCAGACGTTCCCGGATCAGGCGCACAAATTGCGGGCTAACCTCATACCCGATGGCATTGCGCCCCAATTGCACCGCCTCCGCCAGGGTGGTGCCGCTACCAGCAAAGGGATCAAGCACGGTTTCACCCACAAACGAGAACATGCGAATCAGACGGCGGGGCAACTCCGCTGGGAAGACAGCCTCATGCTCCACCTGACGGGCACCGCCAAAGACCCAATGCCCGCTGAAAAAGGTCTTCCACTCCTCTTTGCTCATCCGGGAGGCTTCTTTGACTTCTGCAGGCACTTTGGGGCTACGGCCGGGCTTCTTGAAGATGAGGATGTACTCGTAGTCAATCTCCACAATCCCGTTAGGCGGGAAAGGATACGAACCCATGACCGTGGCCCCGCCGGTGGTGTTCATGGTGGTGCGCTTCTGCCAGATGATTGCACCCATGTAGTCGAAGCCGATTTGTTCGGCTTGGGCGATAACCTCAGCGTGGAGGGGAATAACCTTATAGCGCCCATACACTACAGCGCGCGCGAACTGGTCCCCGATATTCACACACAACCGCCTCCCGGGACGAAGCACACGATGCACCTCCCTCCAAACGCGGTAAAGGGCGCGGAGGTAATCGTGGAGGGTCTGCCCATAGCCTATTTGCCCTTTCACGCCGTAATCCTTCAAGTGCCAGTAGGGTGGCGAGGTGATCACCAGGTCTACACTGGCGTCGGGCAATTCGGGCATCTGGCGGCTATCGGCTTGAAAGATCTTCGCCCATAACGGCATAGCGGCTCCTCAACCCTTGTAGCCGAAACAAACACACCGCCTTCCCCTCAGGCGGTGTGTAACGGTTGTTTAGCGGCGACGGCGACGACGCGCCGGCCGAATTTGCTTCGAGTTTTGCGGACACCAAAGTACCCGGTCAGGAACCATCCATCCATTGGTCAGATAGACATTGCGCTGAAACTGCACAGCGACCATTTTGTCATCGGCCTGAACAACAACCCCGGCCAGCCAACCCTGGACGCGCTCGCCCTCGTCATTATCATGGTCGCAGTAAACTTCAACACGGTCGCCCACATCAAAAATGCGGGTGTCCTGGGGTTCCTCCGAAAAGACGACTTTACCGGCCATAGGCTCTCCTGAGGTGGTGATGGGTTGCCCGGTTATCTGGTTGCTTGGTTACCCGGCCACCTGGTTGGGGAAGGAAACCAGGCAACGATGCAACGAAGTCACCAGGTAACCGCAATTACATTCTACCCCATCTTTTCGTGAATGGCGCGGGTAAATCGCGCCCGCACGCCTTCAAAAGGAATACGCTGCATGATGGGGTCGAAGAAGCCTTCCACAATCAGGCGCTCGGCTTCTGGCTCAGGAATGCCACGGGTTTCCAGATAGAACAATTGCTCGGCATCCACCTTGCCGATGGTCGCGCCGTGGGTGCAGCGCACATCGTTGGCTTTGATTTCCAGGCCGGGGATGGAATCAGCCCGGGCAGTGTCGCTAAGCAGCAGGTTGCGGTTGGCCTGATAGCCGTCGGTCTTTTGCGCTTCGGGGGCGACGAAAATCATGCCGCGCCACACCGAGCGGCTGTGATCTTTGAGCGCGCCTTTGTAAAGCAGATCGCTGGTGGTGTGCGGCGCAAGATGGTCCTGGCGGGTGTCGTGGTCGAGGTGCTGTTTGCCATCGGCAAAGTAGAAGCCGGAAACCCGCGCCGAGGAACCTTCTTCGGCCAGACGCACCTGGGTGAAACTCTTGGTGAGGTGGCTGCCTAACGAGCCGAAAATCCACTCAATGGAAGCATCGCGGCCCAGGTGGGCGCGCTCGTGGGTGAAATTCCACACATGGCGTCCCCACGATTGCAATTCCACGAAATGCAGGCGGGCAGCATCACCCACGAAAATCTCCACCAGGCCAACGTGCAGGGTCTGACCTTCCTCATCGGGCGAGGCCGACTCGTGGACATAGGTCAGCGACGCGCCTTCGTCCACCCAAATCACGAGGTGGTCAATGTGCGCCAGGCCCGCACCAGGCCCCCAGGCCAGGCTGTGCAAGGGGGCTTCGACTTCCACCCCGCGGGGCACATACACGAAAATGCCGTTCTGCGAAAAGGCCGCAGCCAGGGCTGCGAACTTGCCGTCTTCCGCGGGCACAACCTGGCCCAACACCTGCGCCAGCAGGTCAGGATGCTCGGCTGCGGCGGTGCGCAGGTCGGTAAAAATCACGCCCTGGGCGTCCAGGTCGGCCTGGGCGTCGCGCTGGAACCCGCCGGGGAGCAAGAGCATCTGCCCGCCGTGCTCGCGGTCCACCAGGGGCTGGGTAAGCGCCTCGGGCGCGGGGGGCAGGGTGCGGTAGGCTTCCGGGGCGGGCAGGCGCAGGGTTTCCCCGCGCAGGCCGCGGATGTCAGTGCGCCGCCAGGCTTCCATTTTGCGGTGCGGCATGGGCAGGCGCTGGTAGGTTTCCCACGCAGCGCGACGATATTCAGCCAGCAGTTGGGGTTCGTCTTGCGGAAGCATCTCGGCGGTGAAAGGCAGGCGCACTTCCCGCCGACGTTGAGATTGCTTTGCGGTCATCGGCTTCTCCTTACCCGACCGAGCCTTCCATCTGAAGGCGAATGAGGCGGTTCATCTCAATGGCGTATTCCATCGGCAGTTCTTTGACGAAGAATTCCATGAAGCCGGAAACCACCATCGTGGTGGCCTCTTCTTCGCTCAGGCCACGGCTCATCAGGTAGAAGAGCTGGTCTTCATCCACCTTGGAGACCGAGGCTTCGTGGCCGATGGTGACGTCGTCTTCTTCGATTTCCATGTAGGGGTAAGTATCCGTCTGAGAGGCTTCATCCAGCAACAGGGCGTCGCAGGTGACGTGCGAGCGCACATTGGAAGCCCCGCGGCGCACTTTCAGCAGGCCGCGATAGGAAGAGCGCCCCGTGCCCTTGCTGATGGATTTGGAAATGATTTTGCTGCTGGTGTTGGGCGCGAGGTGCACCATTTTGCCGCCCGCGTCCAAAATCTGGCCGTCGCGGGCGAAAGCCACCGAAAGGATTTCACCGTGCGCGCCCTCACCCACCAGGTAGCACGAGGGGTATTTCATGGTGACCTTGGAACCCATGTTCGCGTCGACCCATTCCATAGTCGCGCCTTCATACACCATTGCGCGCTGGGTCACCAGGTTATAGACATTGGTGGACCAGTTTTGAATGGTGGTATAGCGCACATACGCGCCCGGGCGGACAATGATTTCGATCACGCCGGTGTGCAGCGA
This genomic interval carries:
- a CDS encoding carotenoid biosynthesis protein — protein: MERKTKAMMKGLHRWALAAFLAAYALLGALLLGNLAPRGWYAWGTPVMTLFGMAAALFHAAGQVGWKRAVAFFALTFGVGLGMEVVGVRTGWVYGPYHYTSRLGPRFLGLVPYVIPLAWFMMAYPSWVISRRVLAVLWRKTPPWAVAALGGVIMTAWDLVLDPLMVHYRHWVWEAPGGYFGVPLHNFLGWWLTVALALWAFEVLSRPPALRETTAAPLRWAVLLYIFVGGSNLLAAWEAHLTGPLLAGGWAMLPWVVVGWGTTRR
- a CDS encoding SUF system NifU family Fe-S cluster assembly protein; translated protein: MEDLYREYILDHYKSPHRRGHLEDYTFAYEDDNPTCGDHVHIELKVDDSGIVTDARFDGVGCALSQASADILLEHIVGKTLEEVKQFSKDDLLNLLGITLGPVRLKCALLSLKVLKGAIYGLKPGESLDGEED
- a CDS encoding cysteine desulfurase encodes the protein MPHPAPFSILDVPRLREDFPVLARETRPGVPLIYLDSTATSQKPRQVVEAIADFYLHHNANIHRGIHTLAEEATAAYEEARAKVAKFIGATSPKEIVFVRNATEAINLVAYAWGRVNLKEGDVVLLTEMEHHANLVPWQMLAAERGVRLEFIPVTPEGTLDMTTLPGLLAHEPKLVAVSGMSNVTGFQPDVAEIARQAHEAGALVLVDGAQLVPHAPVDVQTLGADFLAFSSHKMLGPTGVGVLYARRKLLEQMPPFLGGGDMIKRVTLTSFTTNAVPHKFEAGTPAIAEVVGLGAAIDYLESIGMETIHAYEQAMTAYVLPRLQEVPGLHILGTSTQRRGAVFAFWMDDIHPHDIAQILDHYGVAVRAGHHCAQPLHSKFCVPATARASFYLYNTPEEADRLIDALYKAKEVFA
- a CDS encoding site-specific DNA-methyltransferase; translated protein: MPLWAKIFQADSRQMPELPDASVDLVITSPPYWHLKDYGVKGQIGYGQTLHDYLRALYRVWREVHRVLRPGRRLCVNIGDQFARAVVYGRYKVIPLHAEVIAQAEQIGFDYMGAIIWQKRTTMNTTGGATVMGSYPFPPNGIVEIDYEYILIFKKPGRSPKVPAEVKEASRMSKEEWKTFFSGHWVFGGARQVEHEAVFPAELPRRLIRMFSFVGETVLDPFAGSGTTLAEAVQLGRNAIGYEVSPQFVRLIRERLNRVTSPMYGPQITFESRKTPVVLAPVDGYTPTIQDAQPKIAPEKLRFGPQALYRVRSATEDGVLTLDTGLQVSLLGVEVIQPQAFVAYAQRYLRGKQVFLRFDHPEQSVENDTRVRAYMYLKNKIFVNAYLLKAGIARPTKEPHRLAQRFAAWWQEHQGAQSRG
- the sufD gene encoding Fe-S cluster assembly protein SufD; amino-acid sequence: MTAKQSQRRREVRLPFTAEMLPQDEPQLLAEYRRAAWETYQRLPMPHRKMEAWRRTDIRGLRGETLRLPAPEAYRTLPPAPEALTQPLVDREHGGQMLLLPGGFQRDAQADLDAQGVIFTDLRTAAAEHPDLLAQVLGQVVPAEDGKFAALAAAFSQNGIFVYVPRGVEVEAPLHSLAWGPGAGLAHIDHLVIWVDEGASLTYVHESASPDEEGQTLHVGLVEIFVGDAARLHFVELQSWGRHVWNFTHERAHLGRDASIEWIFGSLGSHLTKSFTQVRLAEEGSSARVSGFYFADGKQHLDHDTRQDHLAPHTTSDLLYKGALKDHSRSVWRGMIFVAPEAQKTDGYQANRNLLLSDTARADSIPGLEIKANDVRCTHGATIGKVDAEQLFYLETRGIPEPEAERLIVEGFFDPIMQRIPFEGVRARFTRAIHEKMG